ATAAGTATCTGTCACACACTTGTCTTGTCTTTTTGCTGAGTCTAATTATCACATTTTATTACAATAACTATAATGAATATAAACCAAATTACAaacacatcaaaaaaaaaaaacgcatgCAATTGATAAAATGTTCAAGAAAATGATAACATAAGGTTTATTTTCATAAAGTTTGAcaaagtgattcacgttttttttcaatccaaaagacttgAAAAAGAGTTGGTTTGACAAAGACAGACAACACTTGAGCAAAGTTATCATCACGAAGACAACAACTCGATCAAACTTCAAAAGCTGTTAATGACAAAAGACTTTCAACTCAACATAAGTTTTAAAAAGGAAGGGAAAAACATAGCTTATGGCATTGATTTTGATGAGGGCTTTAGTGAAGCCTAGTGAGCTCTTCAACTCTCTTACACAATTCTTCCACCTGAACATTCATGGATTTAGATATCTCCTCCATCTTGTTCCTACTCAGATCCAGAAACGATTCGATCAAGTCCCCATCCAAGAAGTTCCTCGCCTCCACGGTTCTCTTCTCGTTATTAAACGATCTCCACTGCTCGTGGCTCAGTCCCCCTACTCCTTTGATCACTTTCCTCAAACTAGACTGCAACTTCTCCAGGAAAGCATACTGTTCTTGAGGCAGTGAAGCAATCACTCCAATCATTCCATTGACTGTACCGAAAATAACAGTTGGGATCTGACCGATCTCTGAATCAGGCAGCCTCATCACGAGCGATCCATGGCAGAATCTGTTAACGAATTCCCCGAGGTGGTACTCCCCAACTACTTCTAACCTCCCTCGTTCTTCATCAGTAGCACCTTCACTGTTCTTCTTCACCGTTAACAGATTGAAATTGTTCTCAGCGCCAAGGTAGGTATCATCATCGAGTATCTCAACAGCAGACATCCAGTTAGCATTGTAGTCCCGAGCTCGTTCCTCAATTGCACCTTCCTCGTGCTttaaaacaaacaacaacagAAAAAAAGCTCAAGAATTAGACATCCAAAGCTACTGTTTTTGAGCACAGATTCGATATACAACTAAGTTAATGTACCTTATAGATAAGCAAGGAGATCGATTTCATGAGATCACCAACAACGATAAAGTCTCCACGGGTCTGAACATAGAGAGCTAGAATGTGTCCGTGATGTCCACATTCAGACTGCAATTCACGAGTGCCATCATCACGCAGCATCCACTTGTATAACTGAATCTTCTGATTGATAGCAGCGAGAAGTTTTCCATTAAAGGCATTGAGAGAGTACACAGCTCCTTTGGTTTCTTTCTCAGCGATAAGTTGCAGTTTCGCATCCTCTACTATAAATACCAATATCCTTCCCTGCATGCACAAAAAACAAGTTATAACTTTTTGACTTGAGAGTGACGATGTCTCGAAGAAAGATGATACCTTGGTTGGTTCGTTTTCTTCCGGTAAAACATATGCGGTTCCAACACAGTAATAGACATTCTTGTCGTCGGTGAAGGAGCAGCTTAGTATGGAGCAAGCGTATTCAAACGCATCCAAGGGATAGGTTGACATAAACTCGAAAGATTGGTCGTCTAACAGACGAACAAAATGCATTTCAGATTCTTCAGCATTTGTCTGGTTTCCCAAACTGCAGATACCAAATGTACGTGTCTGTTCCTGATGGCAGATTCGACGAGCATGCTCTCCCAGAGGAATAGTGCGTATGTGAAGCTTCTGAATATCATCAATGGTTCCAATCGTGAGTTCACCTTCTCTGGCAATCGCCAAACTATTGTTCACAAGAGAGAACCAACTCATTAATTTGAAACCGAACAGCAGAAATGAAAGGATTTTTAGTTTACCTGTCGGGAAAAGCAGCAGAGTTGAAAGGACACATATAACTAACTTCTTTAAGATTGACATTGCTGTATAACAGCTTCTTGTTGCTGCTATAGATTACAGTTGGTCTATCTGATGCAGCGAAGACGTGTGTGGCGCTTTTAGATGAAAACGTACGAAGAGTTATAGGCTGAGTCCCAAGTGATACTTTCTTTCTGTCTTTCAATTGACCAGTAGTTGTGTCCAACTGGAAGTTCAAAAGATGACCATCTCCAAGAGCACAGAGCAAGTAAGATATCTGCAACATAACAATGTGTTAAATTCTACCACTAAACTTCACTCGGTTCTGAAGTAATGTTCAATGGAATCATACCCCTTCGAACGAACAGAGAAGAACAGAACGGGGAATGATCTCTCCTCCTAGTTGCTCTTTTGTAATAAGAGTCAGTTCTGGCAGGGAAAAAATCCTGACGCTTATATCTGTCCACATCCCAACCGAAGCTAGCTGACTGTAGTTAGGATTGTCGCCAATGGGGTTGATGTCAAGGCAAGAAACCTCGTACTCAAGAACAGTATGTTGCACTTCTGTCAATTTCCCATCTCCAATTTCTAGATAAACCAAATGCCCACCTCCAGTCGCCAGAAGAACCTACCACGCAAATCAAAGCATCCATTTAAAAATGCTCATTCGAAAATGGCTAGACACAATGAAACAAGCTGTTAAATCAAACCTAGGATGAACAGACAAACCTGGCTGGCATTTGCGGTTGCAACATTAACAGTGAATCCAGCTGGGGCATGCCACTCATCCCGCAATTCTCTAGTTGTAGAGCTGACTAGTCTAACAGAATTTGAGGTAACCTGATCAAGAGGAGACAGCAGTTTATTCAAGCTCATGAATAGAGAGGAGAGACCAGAGAAGTGTTTTAACAGCTATCAAATACATTGATTGTCCTAAAGCACTAGGAAAAAAACTTGCCTGTACAAGCTGATTGTACACAGCATCATGGCAAAATAAAGTCTGGAGTTGGGACAAGAAGCCCTCAATCTCAGTTTCTTCCAGTTCATCTTCAAGGTTCATGGCTAATATGCGAGTTTCACTGATAAAGCTAACCACGAGGAATGTGTCGAAGGCTTCATCAACTGAAGATTTCAACGACCACATTCCCTTGATGCCTTCAAGTTCCACAGACGCCTGCAATACAGCGGAGTTTTAAGGTAGAAactagataagaaaaaaaagaacatacaAGACATTGAGATTTCGTGATATAAATCAAACCTGTTCATTGATTCCTATGCCATTGCGAACTATGCGGAGGGAACCATCCTTAAATGCCCCAGAACAAGTTACAACCTGACCTTGCCCTTGCCTCTCGAGGTCGACCACACAGAAGTCGACAATAGGCCCCAGGTTGGTATACCTCTCCAAGACTTCTACATATGAGCCTTTCGCATCAGGATGTAGATTTAGCTTTACTAGCTGCAAGTGGAAAATCAAACAGGGAAACACTCAgatagttattttaatttttctagaAACCAGAGAAAAGAAACGTCAATTCTTTCTTTTACATTCTACATGAACAAATTAAGCAAAAAGAGTTCAGACCATAATTATTTCTAACACACCTGAGAATCGCCATAGCTTGAGCCGACAAAGACAACGGCATTGTCAAGGTATGATATAGTGGATGCAATGGATGTTTCACCCAGGAGCTCAATTTTTAGGCCAGTGACCCTTCAGATACAAATAAAAGCAGTATATgcataaagtaaataaattcaGAAGAGCTTTAAATTGTTTAGAATATAGAAAGATGTAGCAGTTAGTACACTTACTTTTCTTTCTCGTGTGTTATAACAAGCAGGTGAACCAGTCCAGCATGGTCACCAAGAAGATACCTAGAGCCATCAACATCAACTCTTCCATATGCTTTAGTGATGGACTGGAGACGAAAATGGAAGGTCACATAACAAACTCAGATAATAGTAAGAGGGGTACTCAAAGAAATATCAAACAACTATTTACAAAACCAGGTGAGATTACATGAAAGAACTTACAGGTCGTATTGGTATTGCTTTGAATGCATTAGCACTACAATAGACAATTGTTTCTTCACCAATAATAAGGACGCCACAGAGAGGTGGTGGTACGGGAATCAGTAAGTCAGCACCATTGTCGAGATTGTTCTGTGACCATGGACCCTCGACAAAGTCCTTATCTTTTAGAGAGACTTCATATGTTTTAACATGACGAGCATCTTTGTTGTCCTGTGAAAACAAACATTAGTTAGTCCACCGGGGTtgtttaattcaaaaaaaaaaaaaagttagtccCACCGGAGAAAATTCTAAACTGCATCACACAAATCAGATTACATCAATAAATAGGACTaagtaacaaaaaaacataGAGAAAGAAAAGATCTTTAAGCAGCTACCACTTAAATAAATAGAGTAGAGTTACTTTTCTTAAACTCCATCAACTACCAacagtatatatattaaccaacTGCACAAGTGTTCTTTCTACATTGAAATCTAGTAAGACTTGAAAACAAAGAACAAGGTTTGGTTTTAAATGCATGTACAGAGATTATTCCATAG
The nucleotide sequence above comes from Brassica napus cultivar Da-Ae chromosome A9, Da-Ae, whole genome shotgun sequence. Encoded proteins:
- the LOC106404588 gene encoding DNA damage-binding protein 1a; the protein is MSSWNYVVTAHKPTSVTHSCVGNFTSPQELNLIVAKCTRIEIHLLTPQGLQPMLDVPIYGRIATLELFRPHGETQDFLFIVTERHKFCVLQWDAESSELVTRAMGDVSDRIGRPTDNGQIGIIDPDCRLIGLHLYDGLFKVIPFDNKGQLKEAFNIRLEELQVLDIKFLFGCAKPTIAVLYQDNKDARHVKTYEVSLKDKDFVEGPWSQNNLDNGADLLIPVPPPLCGVLIIGEETIVYCSANAFKAIPIRPSITKAYGRVDVDGSRYLLGDHAGLVHLLVITHEKEKVTGLKIELLGETSIASTISYLDNAVVFVGSSYGDSQLVKLNLHPDAKGSYVEVLERYTNLGPIVDFCVVDLERQGQGQVVTCSGAFKDGSLRIVRNGIGINEQASVELEGIKGMWSLKSSVDEAFDTFLVVSFISETRILAMNLEDELEETEIEGFLSQLQTLFCHDAVYNQLVQVTSNSVRLVSSTTRELRDEWHAPAGFTVNVATANASQVLLATGGGHLVYLEIGDGKLTEVQHTVLEYEVSCLDINPIGDNPNYSQLASVGMWTDISVRIFSLPELTLITKEQLGGEIIPRSVLLCSFEGISYLLCALGDGHLLNFQLDTTTGQLKDRKKVSLGTQPITLRTFSSKSATHVFAASDRPTVIYSSNKKLLYSNVNLKEVSYMCPFNSAAFPDSLAIAREGELTIGTIDDIQKLHIRTIPLGEHARRICHQEQTRTFGICSLGNQTNAEESEMHFVRLLDDQSFEFMSTYPLDAFEYACSILSCSFTDDKNVYYCVGTAYVLPEENEPTKGRILVFIVEDAKLQLIAEKETKGAVYSLNAFNGKLLAAINQKIQLYKWMLRDDGTRELQSECGHHGHILALYVQTRGDFIVVGDLMKSISLLIYKHEEGAIEERARDYNANWMSAVEILDDDTYLGAENNFNLLTVKKNSEGATDEERGRLEVVGEYHLGEFVNRFCHGSLVMRLPDSEIGQIPTVIFGTVNGMIGVIASLPQEQYAFLEKLQSSLRKVIKGVGGLSHEQWRSFNNEKRTVEARNFLDGDLIESFLDLSRNKMEEISKSMNVQVEELCKRVEELTRLH